The genomic stretch CTTCTTTTCTGCTACCTTTTCGCCGCAAAATAACCCTTTTTAAGGAGTATCCTATGCGGTGGTTAAGTAGTTCATTGGGCAAGAAGTATGTGATGGCTTTGACCGGATTTTTTCTGGTCTTCTTTGCGCTGGCGCACATGCTGGGGAACCTG from Deltaproteobacteria bacterium HGW-Deltaproteobacteria-4 encodes the following:
- a CDS encoding succinate dehydrogenase → MRWLSSSLGKKYVMALTGFFLVFFALAHMLGNL